In Oryza sativa Japonica Group chromosome 3, ASM3414082v1, one DNA window encodes the following:
- the LOC4332531 gene encoding uncharacterized protein isoform X1, translated as MPKKGTKSRKGTDDEPKQEEKNKLPEHLEVQRTRVVCKGDAPVNTEGFQYAGAFAAMGIDNSVSADKFCKNFKVVVNRLTEDDMEFDMIGIDASMANAFRRILIAEVPTMAIEKVLMADNTSVIADEVLSHRLGLIPLDADPRLFEYISENDVPTERNTIVYKLHVSCKKGSPRLTVKSGDLEWLPEGSQLPLASPAQSGDKQKTYTSFSQSQKDILEKPLGVKFKDITIARLGPGQAIELEVHAVKGIGKVHAKWSPVATAWYRMLPEVVLREEIKDADAEMLVAKCPVNVFDIEDLGNGEKRAVVARPRACTLCRQCVMGPTGEVMGPTVEQVELRRVRDHFIFTIESTGALPPEMLFTEAVRILEEKCERVISELS; from the exons ATGCCGAAGAAGGGGACGAAATCGAGGAAGGGCACGGACGATGAGCCCAAGCAGGAGGAGAAGAACAAGCTTCCGGAGCACCTTGAGGTCCAGCGGACGCGTGTGGTCTGCAAGGGCGACGCCCCCGTAAAT ACTGAAGGTTTTCAATACGCTGGTGCTTTTGCTGCTATGGGAATCGATAACAGTGTCTCAGCGGATAAGTTTTGCAAAAACTTTAAAGTCGTGGTAAATCGACTTACGGAAGATGATATGGAGTTTGATATGATTGGTATTGATGCATCAATGGCTAATGCTTTTCGGAGAATCCTTATAGCAGAG GTTCCTACAATGGCAATTGAGAAAGTTTTAATGGCTGACAATACCTCAGTTATAGCAGATGAAGTTCTTTCACATAGACTTGGCCTTATTCCACTTGATGCAGATCCTAGGCTTTTTGAATATATCTCAG aaaatgatgtCCCAACTGAAAGAAACACTATTGTGTACAAACTCCATGTTTCATGTAAAAAGGGTTCCCCACGGCTTACAG TGAAGTCTGGTGATTTAGAGTGGCTGCCAGAAGGTAGCCAACTACCTTTGGCATCTCCTGCTCAATCTGGGGACAAACAAAAGACGTACACTTCCTTCAGCCAAAGCCAGAAGGATATCTTAGAAAAGCCTCTTGGTGTGAAATTTAAAGACATAACTATTGCGAGGCTTGGGCCAGGCCAG GCTATTGAACTTGAGGTACATGCTGTTAAGGGAATAGGAAAAGTGCATGCCAAGTGGTCCCCAGTTGCTACAGCTTGGTATAGAATGCTCCCTGAG GTTGTTCTTCGTGAAGAAATCAAAGATGCTGATGCAGAGATGCTAGTGGCAAAGTGCCCAGTCAATGTTTTTGACATCGAAGACCTGGGAAACG GGGAAAAGAGAGCGGTTGTTGCTAGGCCAAGAGCATGCACCCTTTGTAGGCAATGCGTTATGGGACCTACTGGGGAAGTTATGGGACCTACTGTGGAACAAGTAGAACTACGGCGTGTCAGAGACCACTTCATCT TTACGATTGAGTCTACTGGAGCTCTACCGCCGGAGATGCTGTTCACAGAGGCTGTGAGGATCCTCGAGGAGAAGTGCGAGAGAGTGATATCTGAACTGTCATGA
- the LOC112938330 gene encoding vanillin synthase has product MASRSFRRLRDSPWTAHFYGAHAAVESFESRARIKLAKRGIGGFPTLSIQHLIDILRDQLDDAPNLNQKRLVMMEENAFRILKNIGVTTKEAYDAAPLGTGFVKNVEGLPNYKIENYRVLYLKSNCWHEGASSEIIDAIHCGGPVYGWFAYDDSFQDAKGEIYRVPSAPSTMISPIVRTHALLLYGYGAQGRTGLFDYQNNWGPEYHNGGRGIMESANIIGTIVPDVTFAGIAF; this is encoded by the exons ATGGCGTCCCGTTCCTTCCGCCGGTTACGGGACAGCCCGTGGACAGCAC ACTTCTACGGTGCTCACGCGGCGGTGGAATCATTCGAGTCGCGGGCTCGCATCAAGCTGGCAAAGAGGGGAATTGGGGGTTTTCCCACCCTGTCGATCCAACATTTGATCGACATCCTCAGGGACCAATTGGATGATGCCCCGAATTTGAACCAGAAGAGGCTGGTCATGATGGAGGAAAATGCTTTCAGAATACTGAAGAACATTGGTGTCACGACAAAGGAAGCGTATGATGCCGCACCCCTGGGAACAGGCTTCGTCAAGAATGTGGAG GGTCTGCCCAATTACAAGATTGAAAATTATCGAGTACTCTACTTGAAGAGCAACTGCTGGCACGAAGGTGCGTCCAGCGAGATCATCGACGCTATCCATTGTGGAGGTCCAGTGTACGGATGGTTCGCCTACGACGACTCGTTCCAGGATGCCAAGGGCGAAATTTATCGCGTCCCATCCGCACCATCGACCATGATCTCCCCGATCGTCCGAACCCATGCCCTACTTCTCTACGGCTATGGAGCACAGGGTAGGACTGGGTTGTTCGATTACCAGAACAACTGGGGTCCTGAGTACCATAATGGTGGGCGTGGCATTATGGAGAGTGCCAACATCATTGGAACCATTGTTCCTGATGTTACATTTGCAGGCATTGCATTTTAG
- the LOC4332532 gene encoding NADH dehydrogenase [ubiquinone] 1 alpha subcomplex subunit 8-B yields the protein MSASSAPVDASGDPIPTSSVLMAASKHIAVRCRPENVAFLNCKKKDPNPQKCLEKGRQVKRCVFDLLKELHQKCPKEMDAYAGCMYYYTNEFDFCRKEQQDFESACPVSE from the exons ATGTCGGCGAGCAGCGCGCCGGTGGACGCATCGGGGGATCCGATCCCGACCTCGTCGGTGCTGATGGCGGCGTCGAAGCACATCGCCGTGCGGTGCAGGCCGGAGAACGTGGCCTTCCTCAACTGCAAGAAGAAGGACCCCAACCCGCAGAAGTGCCTCGAGAAGGGCCGCCAGGTCAAGCGCTGCGTCTTCGACCT GTTGAAAGAACTTCACCAGAAGTGCCCCAAGGAGATGGACGCCTATGCCGGCTGCATGTATTACTACACCAACGAATTTGACTTCTGTCGTAAGGAGCAGCAAGATTTTGAGAGTGCATGCCCCGTATCTGAGTAG
- the LOC4332530 gene encoding uncharacterized protein, with the protein MGMGCTNMLSQSQLSKIKMLASRPDICKRNSHLKLCYNLRNRNVFVPNTNKPQLGPLHTNKPQLGSLQYKKGKEHVYDVSGQTPTCAKVALEHYNRSYEDEYEMVKALDSVSSFFNGVWVHVNFLAKLKGATQCPDLVPKFFFAEEVQRQHQFVVVGFV; encoded by the exons atggggatGGGGTGCACAAATATGCTGTCGCAGTCGCAGCTCTCGAAGATAAAGATGTTGGCGTCGCGGCCCGATATCTGCAAGAGGAACAGCCACCTGAAGCTCTGTTACAACCTCCGCAATCGCAATGTCTTCGTCCCCAACACCAACAAGCCACAGCTAGGCCCCCTCCACACCAACAAGCCACAGCTAGGCTCCCTCCAGTACAAGAAAGG GAAGGAACATGTGTATGATGTGTCAGGGCAGACCCCAACATGCGCAAAGGTTGCTCTCGAACACTATAACAGATCATATGAG GATGAGTATGAGATGGTTAAAGCACTGGACAGcgtttcttccttcttcaatggTGTGTGGGTGCATGTAAATTTCCTTGCTAAACTCAAAGGGGCCACCCAATGTCCTGACCTTGTTCCCAAGTTCTTCTTTGCTGAG GAAGTCCAGAGGCAACACCAATTCGTGGTTGTGGGATTTGTCTGA
- the LOC4332531 gene encoding uncharacterized protein isoform X2 produces MGIDNSVSADKFCKNFKVVVNRLTEDDMEFDMIGIDASMANAFRRILIAEVPTMAIEKVLMADNTSVIADEVLSHRLGLIPLDADPRLFEYISENDVPTERNTIVYKLHVSCKKGSPRLTVKSGDLEWLPEGSQLPLASPAQSGDKQKTYTSFSQSQKDILEKPLGVKFKDITIARLGPGQAIELEVHAVKGIGKVHAKWSPVATAWYRMLPEVVLREEIKDADAEMLVAKCPVNVFDIEDLGNGEKRAVVARPRACTLCRQCVMGPTGEVMGPTVEQVELRRVRDHFIFTIESTGALPPEMLFTEAVRILEEKCERVISELS; encoded by the exons ATGGGAATCGATAACAGTGTCTCAGCGGATAAGTTTTGCAAAAACTTTAAAGTCGTGGTAAATCGACTTACGGAAGATGATATGGAGTTTGATATGATTGGTATTGATGCATCAATGGCTAATGCTTTTCGGAGAATCCTTATAGCAGAG GTTCCTACAATGGCAATTGAGAAAGTTTTAATGGCTGACAATACCTCAGTTATAGCAGATGAAGTTCTTTCACATAGACTTGGCCTTATTCCACTTGATGCAGATCCTAGGCTTTTTGAATATATCTCAG aaaatgatgtCCCAACTGAAAGAAACACTATTGTGTACAAACTCCATGTTTCATGTAAAAAGGGTTCCCCACGGCTTACAG TGAAGTCTGGTGATTTAGAGTGGCTGCCAGAAGGTAGCCAACTACCTTTGGCATCTCCTGCTCAATCTGGGGACAAACAAAAGACGTACACTTCCTTCAGCCAAAGCCAGAAGGATATCTTAGAAAAGCCTCTTGGTGTGAAATTTAAAGACATAACTATTGCGAGGCTTGGGCCAGGCCAG GCTATTGAACTTGAGGTACATGCTGTTAAGGGAATAGGAAAAGTGCATGCCAAGTGGTCCCCAGTTGCTACAGCTTGGTATAGAATGCTCCCTGAG GTTGTTCTTCGTGAAGAAATCAAAGATGCTGATGCAGAGATGCTAGTGGCAAAGTGCCCAGTCAATGTTTTTGACATCGAAGACCTGGGAAACG GGGAAAAGAGAGCGGTTGTTGCTAGGCCAAGAGCATGCACCCTTTGTAGGCAATGCGTTATGGGACCTACTGGGGAAGTTATGGGACCTACTGTGGAACAAGTAGAACTACGGCGTGTCAGAGACCACTTCATCT TTACGATTGAGTCTACTGGAGCTCTACCGCCGGAGATGCTGTTCACAGAGGCTGTGAGGATCCTCGAGGAGAAGTGCGAGAGAGTGATATCTGAACTGTCATGA